The nucleotide window CGGACTGGGCCTTCTCGGCATCCTGTAACCGACTCTCTTCAAGTGATGAGACGCGTTCCGCGTTTTCCTTGAAGACCTGGACGGCTTGCGCCATCGCGCCAATCTCGTCCCGGCGGTTGGTGCCAGGCACCGAGACCGCAATATTGTTGCCTGCAAGCTGCGACATCGTATTTCGCAGCGCTTCCATCGGGCGGGTCATGCTCCGTGCGATCGCCAGTCCGGCGGCGACCATGATCAACAGAAAGATCGCAGAGAATCCCGCTGAACGCATTGCGTAGTTAGCGAGGGCCGCATCGATGTCGTCGGTATAGATTCCGGTCCCGACAAAGATCTGCCAAGGCTCTATCATTGCGACATAAGACAGTTTCGGCTGGGGGACTTCGGACCCGGCTTTCGGCCACATGTATTCGCTGGTTCCACCTTTCGGATCTTTCTTGAGAAGCTCAACCATCTCCTGGATGATCTTGACACCGTTCGGGTCTGCCACGCCGGACATGTCCTTGCCCTTCAGCGACGGTTTTCCGCCATGCACGACATTGATGCCGTTCATGGTGTAGGCGAACAGATATTCAACGCCCCGGAAGCGCGCTGCGACTGCGGTTTTTTCCCAGGCGGACAAAGCCTCTTCCCGTGAAATCTCACCGCTCTTCACGCGCGCCTCATGGGCCAGTGCTTCGGAAACGCTCATTTCCACGACAGATTGAATCTCGCGCGTCCGCTCCTTGTAGAGCTGCTGTCGCTCTAGCCATACGGTTGAGGCAATCTGCGTGATCATTGCAATGGCGGCGAGCAGAATGATCAGGGCGATCTTCTGCGCGAAAGACAGGCGGTCCAGGCCCATTTGAGGGAACTCCATCCACGAGGAAATTTATAAACCTCATTATGCAGTTTCTTCGTTAATTAAGCTCTAACGCGCTGGATGGGAGTCGGCTGCTGCCAATATGCTGCATGTTTGCGCCTCTTGGAGCCTCCTCAGCGGGGCACTTCATGCGTGTTTGGTGAGCCCGGGCGCTCAAGGCAAGAAACGTCTCGGTGGTTCTTCTTAATCCTTCAGGATTTGATGCCCAGACGATCTGGCGTTGGTCACATAGCACCGATAGGGGGAAATTCATGAACCCATTCCTGCCAGACATGTAATAATCTGCGTTATGTCTTTCGCGGCTTCGGACGCGGGGGCCTGCAATTGGATAACTAAACTGTTGGGGTAGTAGAATGCAGGTACCACACAAGGCTTGGGTGCTCGTCGCGGATGGCGAACGCTTCGTTGTGTTCGAGAATCACGGAGATGCCGAGATCATCGATCTCCGTACCGTCGATGCGGGATCTATTCGGAACCCGCCGGATCATTTGCAGGGAACGGATCGGCCCGGGCGTCTGAACGATGCCTCGTACAGGCAAAAGAGTGCGGTCGAGGCGACGGATTGGCATGTCTTCGAGAAGAGGCATTTTGCCGAGCAGACCGCCGCAAACCTGAATGCGTGGGTGCGTGACAAAAGATTTGGCGATCTTGTCGTTATCGCGGACCCCCGAACGCTCGGAACCTTGAGGTCCCACTACAGTGCGGCGGTGCAGGACGCGTTGCTGGCCGAAATCGACAAGGATCTGACGGCGAAGCCGGTCAACGAACTTGAAGAAGCTATCTCGCGGATGTAGGGCGAGAGTTTCGTTCGTTTCGGTTTAAAAGCAGACGGCCGCCGCGAGATCTCGCGGCGGCCGTTTGTATTTGGCTTTGATGGAGCCTTAGCTGCATTGTAGGACATAAAAAAATGTAAAAATAAGATAAAGTGTAGAAATTATGGTATAATTTACTACATTTATATCTCAAGTCGATATTTTATGGAAAAAATACTACGAGAAAAGTCGCTCAGGCCCTGGAAATTTTCCAACTTTATGCAAGTCGTGACATAGGCTGGAGGTCATTCTGATCTGTGGCTCGCAGTGATTACCCTAATAGCTTGTCGGTAGCAGGCTCATTTTTGAGATTCCAGATGGCTCAGTGGTAGCGGGCGACCGGCGGCGCTGGTCGGGGTTGCAGAGCCGGTCGCCCGCGGATGACACACAATATCTTAGTCGTGTTGCTCGATTCGCGCTCTGGCCTCGCCTCCTGTTCTGCAAATGACGTGACGAGAAAGTGTGTCTCGAGAAAAATTTTCGGTCGGGGCACGCATCCTATCAGGCGTAATAGGGTTCCAAGTTGAACGGTTTCGCATCCATCAGGATCGTGCACCGGCGGGCCGGCCCGTCTTTCCCGTCATAATCCGGATCGACGCTGACTGCGTTCGCATGGTGGCTGACCATGCTGTCCCGGATATAGAGGGTCTCTCCAGGACGGAGTGTGCATTTGTAGAGGATGTGATTTGGCGAAGCCTCCGACGGATGAAGGCCGGCGGCGGCAACCTTGCCAATAACGCTCTGCCCCCCGGTGACTCCGATCCGCTCGATCAGGTGGATTGCCGTATCCTCGAGATCCTGATGCAGATAGTTCGGGGAAACGGGCGAGGTCTTGCCTGGTTTGGGGCGCTGGGCGACCAAGTGCGCGGTCACCAGATGCGGCTGAGACCAATGAGCACCCGGGAATGCCGCCTTCATGGAAAGGCATTGATGGATGGCCAGTTGCCTTACGATCGAATTCCCGACGATATGCGCCGGAGCGGCGGTAATTCGGCGCTCACGATCGGGAAACTCCGGATTCACACCGTCGCCCTGGAAGAATGGGTAAAACTGCTCCTCATCGGCGCCGATATCCGCCGGCCAGGGCAGAAGGGTTCCACTTCCCGGATGGAAAATGTAGCAGGCCATCACCCGATGGCGCAGGCCTCGGGGATCGTAGGGGTCAGCCGGAATTTCTTCGCTCAAATACCGTATGGATCCTCCTATGGCGTTCTGAGCGCGGCCCGGATGGCTTGGGGTGCCCCCAGCCGTATCTCGCCGATAGGTCCAGCGTTCGAGAATGTTATTTGGCTGAACTTGGCCTCGTAGTTTTAGTGGGTAAAAACTAAGCGTTGGCTGGCGCTGGAAGCAGTGGCCTTGCTTCAATCGCCGATCCCAACATCGCGAGCGCGATAAGGTCCTCTTCCTGCTCCTGCTCCTGGTTCTGCTTTTTGCGCCTTCGAAGGAGCTTCCTCGCCGCCGCTCCGGCTCCCATGCCGCCGGCCGCCACGCCGGCAATAGCACCGGGAACACTCCCGACGGTGCCGCCACCAATTGTACCCAGGGTTCCTCCGGCTGTGCCGGCAGCACCGATCG belongs to Nisaea sp. and includes:
- a CDS encoding host attachment family protein, whose product is MQVPHKAWVLVADGERFVVFENHGDAEIIDLRTVDAGSIRNPPDHLQGTDRPGRLNDASYRQKSAVEATDWHVFEKRHFAEQTAANLNAWVRDKRFGDLVVIADPRTLGTLRSHYSAAVQDALLAEIDKDLTAKPVNELEEAISRM
- a CDS encoding 2OG-Fe dioxygenase family protein, whose protein sequence is MSEEIPADPYDPRGLRHRVMACYIFHPGSGTLLPWPADIGADEEQFYPFFQGDGVNPEFPDRERRITAAPAHIVGNSIVRQLAIHQCLSMKAAFPGAHWSQPHLVTAHLVAQRPKPGKTSPVSPNYLHQDLEDTAIHLIERIGVTGGQSVIGKVAAAGLHPSEASPNHILYKCTLRPGETLYIRDSMVSHHANAVSVDPDYDGKDGPARRCTILMDAKPFNLEPYYA